Proteins found in one Caldisalinibacter kiritimatiensis genomic segment:
- a CDS encoding tRNA (mnm(5)s(2)U34)-methyltransferase: MSNMLFKNAVKISHDIIKQKIANENIVLDATVGNGNDTAFLAKLVGDNGKVYGFDIQKIAIKKAKEKLKSLDLLNRVVLINDGHENIDKYITEKIDLVVFNLGYLPGGDHSIITKPETTIEATKKALKMLNSKGLIIIVVYSGHKGGMEEKNDIAKFVKELNQTKYTVIKLDFMNQINNPPSLICIEKK, translated from the coding sequence ATGTCTAATATGTTATTTAAAAATGCAGTAAAAATATCTCATGATATAATTAAGCAAAAAATAGCTAATGAAAATATTGTACTTGATGCTACTGTCGGTAATGGGAATGATACCGCCTTTTTAGCAAAGTTAGTAGGAGATAATGGAAAGGTTTATGGTTTCGATATCCAAAAAATTGCAATAAAAAAAGCTAAAGAAAAATTAAAGTCATTAGATTTGCTTAATAGAGTTGTTCTTATTAACGATGGTCATGAAAATATTGATAAATATATAACTGAAAAAATTGATTTAGTTGTTTTTAATCTAGGCTATTTACCAGGTGGAGACCATAGCATTATTACAAAACCTGAAACTACTATTGAAGCAACAAAAAAAGCACTAAAAATGTTAAATAGTAAAGGCTTAATTATAATTGTTGTTTACAGCGGACATAAAGGTGGAATGGAAGAAAAAAATGATATAGCAAAGTTTGTTAAAGAATTAAATCAAACAAAATACACAGTAATAAAGCTTGACTTTATGAACCAAATTAACAATCCACCTAGTCTAATATGTATTGAAAAGAAATAA